A region of Rhizorhabdus wittichii RW1 DNA encodes the following proteins:
- a CDS encoding MiaB-like tRNA modifying enzyme (TIGRFAM: RNA modification enzyme, MiaB family; MiaB-like tRNA modifying enzyme~PFAM: Radical SAM domain protein; Protein of unknown function UPF0004-like~SMART: Elongator protein 3/MiaB/NifB), whose translation MSGPELITLGCRLNIAESEAMRAAMADADDLVIVNSCAVTAEAVKQARKAIRQAAKRRPEARIVVTGCAAQTDPAAFAAMPEVARVIGNADKGRADLFAFDRGARADVHVSDVMAVRDTAPHMAAAFAAHARAFVEVQNGCDHRCTFCVIPYGRGNSRSVPAGIVIDRIKALVDDGHAEVVLTGVDLTSYGPDLPGAPTLGQLVERILTHVPGLRRLRLSSLDSIEIDDRLFALLTQEARMMPHVHLSLQAGDDLILKRMKRRHSRAQAVAMVERLRAARPEIAIGADLIAGFPTEDETMAANSAALIDDCDIVFGHVFPFSPRAGTPAARMPQLDRATIRRRAADLRARAEARRARWLGTLVGTRQAVLAERGGGGHAPNFARVRFEGTAPAPGAIANIIITGVDDGALTGRVADETA comes from the coding sequence ATGAGCGGTCCCGAGCTGATCACATTGGGGTGCCGGCTCAACATCGCCGAGAGCGAGGCGATGCGCGCGGCGATGGCCGATGCCGACGACCTGGTGATCGTCAATAGCTGCGCGGTCACCGCCGAGGCGGTCAAGCAGGCGCGCAAGGCGATCCGCCAGGCGGCGAAGCGCCGGCCCGAGGCGCGGATCGTCGTCACCGGCTGCGCCGCGCAGACCGATCCGGCCGCCTTCGCGGCGATGCCCGAGGTCGCCCGCGTGATCGGCAATGCCGACAAGGGCCGGGCCGACCTGTTCGCCTTCGATCGCGGCGCGCGCGCCGATGTCCATGTCTCCGACGTCATGGCGGTCCGCGACACCGCGCCGCACATGGCCGCCGCCTTCGCCGCCCATGCCCGCGCCTTCGTCGAGGTCCAGAATGGCTGCGACCATCGCTGCACCTTCTGCGTGATCCCCTATGGCCGGGGCAACAGCCGCTCGGTCCCCGCCGGGATCGTGATCGACCGCATCAAGGCGCTGGTCGACGACGGCCATGCCGAGGTGGTGCTGACCGGGGTCGACCTGACCAGCTACGGCCCCGACCTGCCCGGCGCGCCGACGCTGGGGCAGCTCGTCGAGCGCATCCTCACCCATGTGCCGGGGCTGCGGCGGCTGCGCCTCTCCTCGCTCGATTCGATCGAGATCGACGACCGGCTGTTCGCGCTGCTGACGCAGGAGGCGCGGATGATGCCGCACGTCCACCTGTCGCTGCAGGCCGGTGACGACCTGATCCTCAAGCGGATGAAGCGCCGCCACAGCCGCGCCCAGGCAGTGGCGATGGTCGAGCGGCTCCGGGCGGCCCGGCCCGAGATCGCGATCGGTGCCGACCTGATCGCCGGCTTCCCGACCGAGGACGAGACGATGGCCGCCAACAGCGCCGCGCTGATCGACGATTGCGACATCGTCTTCGGCCATGTCTTCCCTTTTTCGCCGCGCGCCGGCACCCCCGCCGCGCGGATGCCGCAGCTCGACCGCGCCACGATCCGCCGCCGCGCCGCCGATCTGCGCGCGCGGGCCGAGGCGCGCCGCGCCCGCTGGCTGGGGACGCTGGTCGGCACCCGCCAGGCGGTGCTCGCCGAACGCGGCGGCGGCGGCCATGCGCCCAATTTCGCGCGGGTGCGTTTCGAGGGGACCGCGCCCGCGCCGGGCGCGATCGCGAACATCATCATCACCGGCGTCGACGACGGCGCCCTGACCGGAAGAGTGGCGGACGAGACGGCATGA
- a CDS encoding signal recognition particle-docking protein FtsY (TIGRFAM: signal recognition particle-docking protein FtsY~PFAM: GTP-binding signal recognition particle SRP54, G- domain; GTP-binding signal recognition particle SRP54, helical bundle~SMART: AAA ATPase), with the protein MSEARWHEKLFGGFRKTSDRLGENLTGLFGKAALDEATLDEIEEALIASDLGPATAGRIRARLKGEMFEKGLDERALREIVAQEIEKVLAPVAKPLEIEAFPRPQVILVIGVNGSGKTTTIAKLAHMLQEQDYAVMLVAGDTFRAAAIGQLKVWADRIGVPIISGKEGGDAAGLVFEGVKQGTEKGIDVLIVDTAGRLQNKAGLMDELAKIRRVLGRLNTAAPHDVLLVLDATTGQNALSQIEIFKETAGVTGLIMTKLDGTARGGVLVAAAERTGMPVHAIGLGEGVDDLKPFDPAEVARAIAGLERIGK; encoded by the coding sequence ATGAGCGAAGCGCGCTGGCACGAGAAGCTGTTCGGAGGCTTCCGCAAGACCTCCGACCGGCTCGGCGAGAACCTGACCGGGCTGTTCGGCAAGGCCGCGCTCGACGAGGCGACCCTCGACGAGATCGAGGAGGCGCTGATCGCCTCCGACCTGGGCCCCGCGACGGCGGGGCGCATCCGCGCCCGGCTGAAGGGCGAGATGTTCGAGAAGGGGCTCGACGAGCGCGCGCTGCGCGAGATCGTCGCGCAGGAGATCGAGAAGGTGCTGGCGCCGGTCGCCAAGCCGCTGGAGATCGAGGCCTTCCCGCGCCCGCAGGTGATCCTCGTCATCGGCGTCAACGGATCGGGCAAGACCACCACCATCGCCAAGCTCGCGCACATGCTGCAGGAGCAGGACTATGCGGTGATGCTGGTCGCCGGCGACACCTTCCGCGCCGCCGCGATCGGCCAGCTCAAGGTCTGGGCCGACCGGATCGGCGTGCCGATCATCAGCGGGAAGGAGGGCGGCGACGCCGCCGGCCTGGTGTTCGAAGGGGTCAAGCAGGGCACCGAGAAGGGCATCGACGTGCTGATCGTCGACACTGCCGGTCGTCTGCAGAACAAGGCTGGCCTGATGGACGAGCTGGCGAAGATCAGGAGGGTGCTCGGCCGGCTCAACACGGCCGCGCCGCACGACGTCCTGCTCGTCCTCGACGCGACGACCGGGCAGAATGCGCTGAGCCAGATCGAGATCTTCAAGGAGACGGCGGGCGTGACCGGCCTGATCATGACCAAGCTGGACGGCACCGCGCGCGGTGGCGTGCTGGTCGCGGCGGCCGAGCGCACCGGCATGCCGGTCCATGCGATCGGCCTGGGCGAAGGGGTCGACGACCTCAAGCCGTTCGACCCGGCCGAGGTGGCGCGCGCCATCGCCGGCCTCGAAAGGATCGGCAAGTGA